One genomic window of Actinoalloteichus hoggarensis includes the following:
- a CDS encoding VOC family protein produces the protein MNVTIHSSFLPHDDAEAALGFYRDLLGFELRDDVGYEGMRWLTVGPAGQPDTAIVLTPPAADPAVTDQERRMITEMMAKGTYAGVLLGTDDLDTTFARLQAHDADIVQEPTEQPYGVRDCAVRDPAGNLIRIQQLR, from the coding sequence ATGAACGTCACGATTCACTCCAGTTTCCTCCCGCATGACGACGCGGAGGCCGCGCTGGGCTTCTACCGCGATCTTCTCGGCTTCGAGCTGCGCGACGACGTCGGTTACGAGGGCATGCGCTGGCTGACGGTCGGTCCCGCCGGGCAGCCCGACACAGCCATCGTGCTGACACCGCCCGCGGCCGATCCGGCCGTGACCGATCAGGAACGCCGCATGATCACCGAGATGATGGCCAAGGGCACCTACGCGGGTGTCCTGCTGGGCACGGACGATCTCGACACGACCTTCGCGCGGCTCCAGGCGCACGACGCCGACATCGTCCAAGAGCCGACCGAGCAGCCCTACGGCGTCCGAGACTGTGCCGTCCGCGACCCCGCGGGCAATCTGATTCGCATTCAACAGCTGCGCTGA
- a CDS encoding TetR/AcrR family transcriptional regulator codes for MQARVGSTELTVTERARRAQIVSAAIEAIAELGCSKATYRQIAARAGLSSTGLISYHFADRAELLTEVVRDVLGRFGAFVVARLDEHETAAAQLRAFLTAQIDFSAGNRAAMRALRRIQADADITDSPNQAFAELVESDHKGLAELLRQGIRRGEFREFDPDAMAVFVLALRDGVLSRLRDHEPDELDVIRQELTTMIDLATRGNP; via the coding sequence ATGCAAGCAAGAGTTGGTTCGACTGAGCTGACGGTGACCGAGCGCGCCAGACGGGCGCAGATCGTGTCCGCCGCGATCGAGGCCATCGCGGAGCTGGGCTGCTCGAAGGCGACCTATCGCCAGATCGCGGCGCGGGCGGGGCTGAGCAGCACCGGGCTGATCTCGTACCACTTCGCCGACCGCGCGGAACTGCTCACCGAGGTCGTCCGCGACGTGCTCGGCCGCTTCGGCGCCTTCGTCGTGGCGCGTCTCGACGAGCACGAGACCGCCGCCGCGCAACTGCGGGCGTTCCTCACCGCGCAGATCGACTTCTCTGCGGGCAACCGCGCCGCGATGCGTGCCCTGCGACGCATCCAGGCCGACGCCGACATCACCGACTCGCCCAACCAGGCCTTCGCCGAACTGGTCGAGTCCGACCACAAGGGCCTCGCCGAACTGCTGCGCCAGGGCATCCGGCGAGGCGAGTTCCGCGAGTTCGATCCCGACGCGATGGCGGTGTTCGTCCTCGCCCTGCGCGACGGGGTGCTCTCCCGGCTACGCGACCACGAACCCGACGAACTCGACGTTATTCGACAGGAGTTGACGACCATGATCGACCTCGCCACTCGGGGGAATCCCTGA
- a CDS encoding carboxylesterase/lipase family protein: MRPRVNRWAAVAAGAVLLAGCGTQTIDVGQEAPMSDDLVTTDSGSVRGVVADDHRSFFGIPYAAAPTGVGRWAPPRPAPAWSDVRDATTPGSPCPQVGASYADTGSTDEDCLFVNVTTPLGDGEPRPVMVWLHGDGAVGSGDLFDGTRLAVDGDVVVVTLNYRLGLFGGFGLPGLADSGTFGLQDQRAALEWVRRNAAAFGGDPDNVTLFGVSYGATATSAHLASPASRGLFHRAILQSGFPLMDAPAGAVFPGVPALPWFGWTSSAETEAVGAMLAGELGCADPETALECLRALPVETLLDYPQVMNMFQQMAYGNDVLPGVPADLLSAGEFADVPVLSGATRDEHRTFVGTFRDLIGQPVTAQEYPELLAEAFGDDAARVAAEYPLSDYDSPSLAFAAVMTDRMWALSTYRHNGMFAAEVPTYAYEFADADAPSEIPFPEDFPSGAFHSAETSYLFRTEEFAEQLTPPQRMLSDQMIAYWTNFARTGDPNGADLPEWAPFNETDDVLSLAPGDGGIAPVDYVATHRLDFWQDIA; encoded by the coding sequence ATGCGCCCGCGAGTGAACCGATGGGCCGCGGTGGCGGCGGGCGCCGTCCTGCTCGCAGGCTGCGGGACACAGACCATCGACGTCGGCCAGGAGGCCCCGATGAGCGACGACCTCGTCACCACCGACAGCGGGTCGGTCCGCGGCGTGGTCGCCGACGACCACCGGTCGTTCTTCGGCATCCCGTATGCCGCGGCGCCGACCGGAGTGGGTCGCTGGGCCCCGCCGCGCCCCGCCCCCGCCTGGTCCGACGTGCGCGACGCCACCACTCCCGGCTCGCCGTGTCCGCAGGTCGGCGCGTCCTACGCCGACACGGGCAGCACCGATGAGGACTGCCTCTTCGTCAACGTGACCACGCCCCTGGGCGACGGGGAGCCCCGGCCCGTCATGGTCTGGCTGCACGGCGACGGCGCCGTGGGCTCCGGCGACCTGTTCGACGGCACCCGGCTCGCCGTGGACGGCGACGTGGTGGTCGTGACGCTGAACTACCGGCTCGGCCTCTTCGGCGGCTTCGGGCTGCCCGGCCTCGCGGACTCGGGCACCTTCGGGCTCCAAGACCAGCGGGCCGCCCTCGAATGGGTACGGCGCAACGCGGCGGCCTTCGGCGGCGACCCCGACAACGTCACCCTGTTCGGCGTCTCCTACGGGGCCACCGCCACCAGCGCCCACCTGGCCTCCCCCGCCTCCCGCGGCCTGTTCCACCGGGCGATCCTCCAGAGCGGATTCCCGCTGATGGACGCGCCCGCAGGCGCCGTCTTCCCCGGCGTGCCCGCCCTGCCCTGGTTCGGCTGGACGAGTTCGGCGGAGACCGAGGCGGTCGGCGCGATGCTGGCAGGCGAACTGGGCTGCGCCGATCCGGAGACCGCGCTGGAGTGTCTGCGGGCGCTGCCGGTCGAGACTCTGCTCGACTACCCGCAGGTGATGAACATGTTCCAGCAGATGGCCTACGGCAACGACGTGCTCCCCGGTGTGCCGGCCGACCTGCTGTCCGCGGGCGAGTTCGCGGACGTGCCGGTGCTCTCCGGCGCGACCCGCGACGAACACCGCACCTTCGTGGGCACGTTCCGCGACCTGATCGGGCAGCCGGTGACGGCGCAGGAATATCCGGAACTGCTCGCGGAGGCCTTCGGCGACGACGCGGCCCGGGTGGCGGCAGAGTATCCGCTGTCCGACTACGACTCGCCGAGCCTCGCCTTCGCGGCGGTGATGACCGATCGCATGTGGGCGCTGTCGACGTATCGGCACAACGGCATGTTCGCCGCCGAGGTCCCGACCTACGCCTACGAGTTCGCCGACGCCGACGCCCCGAGCGAGATCCCCTTCCCGGAGGACTTCCCCTCCGGCGCCTTCCACAGCGCCGAGACGAGCTACCTGTTCCGCACCGAGGAGTTCGCCGAACAGCTCACCCCGCCGCAGCGCATGCTGTCCGATCAGATGATCGCCTACTGGACGAACTTCGCCAGGACGGGCGACCCCAACGGAGCGGACCTGCCCGAGTGGGCGCCGTTCAACGAGACCGACGACGTCCTCTCGCTGGCCCCCGGTGACGGGGGAATCGCACCGGTCGACTACGTCGCGACACACCGGCTCGACTTCTGGCAGGACATCGCCTGA
- a CDS encoding helix-turn-helix transcriptional regulator — MTSEPADDRRLTDLVRLRRVRDRIDREYARPLDVEALARGAHMSAGHLSRQFRLAYGESPYGYLMTRRIERAMALLRRGDRSVTEVCFEVGCQSLGTFSTRFTELVGVSPGAYRLRAARETAGMPTCVVRQVTRPIRNREARSSSHT, encoded by the coding sequence GTGACCAGCGAACCAGCCGACGACCGACGGCTGACCGACCTCGTGCGACTGCGCCGTGTCCGCGACCGGATCGACCGGGAGTACGCCCGCCCACTGGACGTCGAGGCGCTCGCCAGGGGCGCGCACATGTCGGCGGGTCACCTCAGCAGGCAGTTCCGGCTCGCCTACGGGGAATCGCCCTACGGCTACCTCATGACCCGACGCATCGAGCGCGCCATGGCACTGCTGCGACGCGGCGACCGCAGCGTCACCGAGGTCTGCTTCGAGGTCGGCTGCCAGTCGCTCGGCACCTTCAGCACGCGGTTCACCGAACTGGTCGGCGTGTCGCCCGGCGCCTATCGGCTCCGCGCGGCACGCGAGACGGCGGGGATGCCGACCTGCGTGGTGCGGCAGGTGACACGGCCGATCAGGAATCGAGAAGCACGCTCATCAAGCCACACCTAG
- a CDS encoding protein phosphatase 2C domain-containing protein produces the protein MTLALRYTARSDRGLVRSNNEDSVYAGPRLLAVADGMGGHVGGEIASRVVIASVTPLDDADPAENLLAVLHDAAVDGNTAIASTVEEEPELAGMGTTLTALLFADDKVGLLNVGDSRAYLLRDDELVQITHDDTFVQSLVDAGRITIAEAEVHPKRSLVLRALTGDEVVETTTELRDVRPGDRYLLCSDGLTDVLNHAALTVELRVGDHETCADRLIEAALAGGGPDNVTVIVADVVEVPTASEVPAASEEGTASESRAADSAAGPGAAASSEQDVDSAAETAPGSPGVEPAGDAASGPALSAWFTEAGRPDPAVEAVEAVEAVEAVEAVEAVEAVEAVEAVEAERAKFEEPTAASRPEARKVDQDGVTATGEAHEADVEAAVPAAETSRTQATAETPEASAEPRAAEDPETDTAGAEAAGIGRATAAEEGRSSPAEQPAVDGRRQPRSARSLLVGAAVIGVGAVATIAVRRRFGR, from the coding sequence ATGACCCTCGCTCTGCGTTACACGGCCCGCAGTGACCGGGGGCTGGTCCGCTCGAACAACGAGGACTCCGTGTACGCGGGCCCTCGGCTGCTCGCGGTGGCCGACGGCATGGGCGGCCATGTGGGCGGCGAGATCGCGAGCCGGGTCGTCATCGCCTCGGTGACCCCGCTCGACGACGCCGATCCCGCCGAGAACCTGCTCGCCGTGCTGCACGACGCTGCCGTCGACGGCAACACCGCCATCGCCTCCACCGTCGAGGAGGAGCCCGAACTCGCCGGGATGGGGACCACGCTCACCGCCCTGCTCTTCGCCGATGACAAGGTGGGCCTGCTCAACGTCGGCGACTCGCGCGCGTACCTGCTGCGGGACGACGAACTCGTCCAGATCACCCATGACGACACCTTCGTCCAGTCCCTCGTCGACGCCGGACGTATCACCATCGCCGAGGCCGAGGTCCACCCCAAGCGCTCGCTCGTGCTGCGGGCGCTCACCGGCGACGAGGTCGTGGAGACCACCACCGAGCTGCGCGACGTCCGACCGGGCGACCGTTATCTGCTGTGCTCCGACGGACTCACCGATGTGCTGAATCACGCGGCACTGACCGTCGAACTGCGCGTCGGGGACCACGAGACCTGCGCCGACCGACTCATCGAGGCGGCGCTGGCGGGCGGCGGGCCGGACAACGTGACGGTGATCGTCGCGGACGTCGTGGAGGTCCCTACGGCGTCGGAGGTCCCTGCCGCCTCAGAGGAGGGCACCGCCTCGGAGAGCCGGGCCGCCGATTCGGCCGCCGGGCCGGGTGCGGCCGCATCGAGCGAACAGGACGTGGACTCCGCCGCGGAGACGGCTCCTGGTTCGCCCGGGGTGGAGCCGGCCGGGGATGCGGCGAGCGGTCCCGCCCTCTCGGCGTGGTTCACCGAGGCAGGCAGGCCGGATCCCGCCGTGGAGGCCGTAGAGGCCGTAGAGGCCGTGGAGGCCGTGGAGGCCGTGGAGGCCGTAGAGGCCGTGGAGGCCGTGGAAGCCGTAGAGGCCGAGAGAGCGAAGTTCGAGGAGCCGACGGCGGCGAGCCGTCCGGAGGCGCGGAAAGTCGACCAGGACGGTGTGACCGCGACCGGCGAGGCACACGAGGCCGATGTCGAAGCCGCCGTCCCGGCGGCGGAGACGTCCAGGACGCAGGCAACGGCGGAGACGCCCGAGGCATCAGCGGAGCCGAGGGCTGCCGAGGACCCCGAGACCGACACGGCGGGCGCCGAGGCCGCAGGCATCGGGCGGGCGACGGCGGCGGAGGAGGGCCGGTCCTCACCGGCTGAACAGCCCGCCGTCGACGGACGGCGGCAGCCGCGTTCGGCGCGATCGCTGCTGGTCGGCGCGGCCGTGATCGGCGTCGGCGCCGTGGCGACGATTGCCGTGCGGCGCAGATTCGGCCGCTAG
- a CDS encoding nucleotide pyrophosphohydrolase, whose amino-acid sequence MDEFSALRARQAAFVEARGWQEFHTPKNLALALTGEVGELVSEIQWLDPADIPTALAEGPLRDRLADEAADVLLYLLRFADSCGIDLLDAANAKIDRNERRFPAELQRGTIVRVEPASTTAVCGEPTD is encoded by the coding sequence ATGGACGAGTTCAGCGCGCTGCGCGCGCGGCAGGCGGCCTTCGTCGAGGCACGGGGCTGGCAGGAGTTCCACACTCCGAAGAACCTCGCGCTGGCGTTGACCGGCGAGGTCGGGGAACTGGTCTCGGAGATCCAATGGCTCGATCCGGCGGACATCCCGACCGCGCTGGCCGAGGGACCGCTGCGCGATCGGCTCGCCGACGAGGCTGCCGACGTGCTGCTCTACCTGCTGCGCTTCGCCGACTCCTGCGGCATCGACCTCCTCGACGCCGCGAACGCCAAGATCGACCGCAACGAACGGCGATTCCCCGCCGAACTGCAACGCGGCACGATCGTCCGGGTGGAACCGGCGTCGACGACGGCGGTGTGCGGGGAGCCGACGGACTGA
- a CDS encoding ATP-binding cassette domain-containing protein, producing MSPAEKTAARSTAPHVADTHELIRVHGARENNLADVSVEIPKRRLTVFTGVSGSGKSSLVFNTIAAESQRMINETYSAFVQGFMPTLARPDVDVLEGLTTAIIVDQQRMGADPRSTVGTATDTGAMLRILFSRIGRPHIGSPQAFSFNVASISGAGAVSFERGGRTVKERRDFAVLGGMCPRCEGRGTVSDIDLTQLYDDSKSIAEGAFTIPGWKSDSWWTVRTYAESGLLDPNKPIREYTKRELDDFLYREPTKVKVEGTNLTFEGLISKIQKSFLSKDKEAMQPHIRAFVERAVTFTTCPECDGTRLTATARSSKIKGVDIAELCAMQIDDLAAWVRDLDEPSVAPLVETLRDTLDSFVEIGLGYLSLDRPAGTLSGGESQRVKMIRHLGSSLTDVTYVFDEPTIGLHPHDIQRMNGLLLRLRDKGNTVLVVEHKPETIAIADHVVDLGPGAGTAGGTICFEGSVEGLRASGTVTGRHLDDRAALKTSVRTPTGVLEVRGASTNNLRDVDVDIPLGTLVVLTGVAGSGKSSLVHGSLPRHAGPAGAEVVSIDQSPIKGSRRSNPATYTSLLDPIRKAFAKANGVTPALFSANSEGACPNCNGAGVIYLDLGIMAGVATTCEECGGKRFQASVLEYHLGGRDISEVLAMPVTEAERFFGSGEAAVPAAHRVLTRLVDVGLGYLRLGQPLTTLSGGERQRLKLATRLTEKGGVYVLDEPTTGLHLADVEQLLALLDRLVDSGKSVIVIEHHQAVMAHADWIIDLGPGAGHDGGRIVFEGTPADLVASRSTLTGEHLAAYVGG from the coding sequence ATGAGTCCAGCCGAGAAGACGGCTGCGCGATCCACCGCACCACACGTCGCCGACACCCACGAACTGATCCGGGTGCACGGCGCGCGCGAGAACAACCTCGCCGACGTCAGCGTGGAGATCCCCAAGCGCAGGCTCACGGTGTTCACCGGGGTGTCCGGCTCCGGCAAGAGCTCGCTGGTGTTCAACACGATCGCCGCCGAGTCGCAGCGCATGATCAACGAGACCTACAGCGCCTTCGTGCAGGGCTTCATGCCGACGCTGGCCCGCCCGGACGTCGACGTCCTCGAGGGCCTGACGACCGCGATCATCGTGGATCAGCAGCGCATGGGCGCCGATCCTCGCTCGACGGTCGGCACGGCCACCGACACGGGCGCGATGCTGCGCATCCTGTTCAGCAGGATCGGACGGCCGCACATCGGCTCGCCGCAGGCCTTCTCCTTCAACGTGGCCTCGATCAGCGGCGCGGGAGCGGTGTCCTTCGAGCGGGGCGGACGAACCGTGAAGGAGCGTCGAGACTTCGCCGTGCTGGGCGGGATGTGTCCGCGCTGCGAGGGCCGGGGCACGGTGTCCGACATCGATCTCACCCAGCTCTACGACGACTCCAAGTCGATCGCCGAGGGCGCGTTCACCATCCCCGGCTGGAAGTCGGACAGCTGGTGGACGGTGCGGACCTACGCCGAGTCGGGCCTGCTCGACCCGAACAAGCCGATCCGCGAGTACACGAAGCGGGAACTGGACGACTTCCTCTACCGCGAGCCGACCAAGGTGAAGGTCGAGGGCACGAACCTCACCTTCGAAGGCCTGATCTCCAAGATCCAGAAGTCCTTCCTGTCGAAGGACAAGGAGGCGATGCAGCCGCACATCAGGGCGTTCGTGGAGCGTGCGGTCACCTTCACCACATGCCCGGAGTGCGACGGCACTCGGCTCACCGCCACCGCCCGGTCGTCGAAGATCAAGGGCGTCGACATCGCCGAGCTGTGCGCGATGCAGATCGACGACCTGGCGGCCTGGGTCCGCGACCTCGACGAGCCCTCGGTGGCTCCGTTGGTGGAGACGCTGCGGGACACGCTCGACTCGTTCGTGGAGATCGGCCTCGGCTATCTCTCCCTCGACCGCCCTGCGGGCACGCTGTCGGGCGGCGAGTCGCAGCGGGTGAAGATGATCCGACACCTCGGCTCGTCGCTGACCGACGTCACCTACGTGTTCGACGAACCCACCATCGGCCTGCATCCGCATGACATCCAGCGGATGAACGGACTGCTGCTCCGGCTGCGCGACAAGGGCAACACGGTGCTCGTCGTGGAGCACAAGCCGGAGACGATCGCCATCGCCGATCACGTCGTCGACCTCGGGCCGGGCGCGGGCACGGCAGGCGGCACGATCTGCTTCGAGGGCTCGGTCGAAGGGCTGCGGGCAAGCGGCACCGTCACCGGCCGTCATCTCGACGACCGGGCGGCGCTGAAGACGTCGGTGCGGACGCCGACCGGAGTCCTGGAGGTGCGGGGCGCGTCGACGAACAACCTGCGTGACGTCGACGTGGACATCCCCCTGGGCACGCTGGTGGTCCTCACGGGTGTCGCGGGCTCCGGCAAGAGCTCGCTGGTACACGGCTCGCTGCCCCGCCATGCCGGGCCGGCCGGAGCCGAGGTGGTGTCGATCGACCAGAGCCCGATCAAGGGCTCTCGGCGCAGCAATCCCGCGACCTACACGAGCCTGCTCGACCCGATCCGCAAGGCGTTCGCCAAGGCCAACGGCGTCACACCGGCATTGTTCAGCGCGAACTCCGAGGGCGCCTGCCCGAACTGCAACGGCGCGGGCGTGATCTACCTGGATCTGGGCATCATGGCGGGCGTCGCCACCACCTGCGAGGAGTGCGGCGGGAAGCGGTTCCAGGCCTCGGTGCTGGAGTATCACCTCGGCGGGCGGGACATCAGCGAGGTCCTCGCGATGCCGGTCACCGAGGCCGAGCGGTTCTTCGGTTCCGGCGAGGCGGCCGTCCCCGCCGCGCATCGTGTCCTGACCCGGCTGGTCGACGTCGGACTCGGCTACCTGCGGCTCGGTCAGCCGCTCACCACGCTGTCCGGCGGCGAGCGGCAGCGACTCAAGCTGGCCACCCGGCTGACGGAGAAGGGCGGCGTCTACGTCTTGGACGAGCCGACCACCGGCCTGCACCTCGCCGACGTCGAACAGCTGCTCGCCCTGCTGGACCGGCTCGTCGACTCCGGCAAGTCGGTCATCGTCATCGAGCATCATCAGGCGGTCATGGCGCACGCCGACTGGATCATCGACCTCGGTCCCGGCGCGGGTCACGACGGCGGCCGGATCGTCTTCGAGGGCACGCCCGCCGACCTCGTCGCGAGCCGTTCGACCCTCACCGGGGAGCACCTCGCGGCATACGTGGGCGGCTGA